The following is a genomic window from Amaranthus tricolor cultivar Red isolate AtriRed21 chromosome 10, ASM2621246v1, whole genome shotgun sequence.
GAACAAAACAGTACAACTGCCAAGCTGCTACTCTCCAAAACAAAGCAGCCACGTAACATAACTCAAAAAGAAATGCCCTTACCAGCTAACCAGGGCTTCAGGGAATAGTTGGTTTTCATGAATATGTTCCTGAACACGTCATGAAGCGAAATCATTAAAGAAACAAGAAGGGAACGGTGCACACAACTTTAATCTTTCTCTGTACCACTTGAACTCGAGCTAGAAGAGCTTGAGCTGAATTCCAAGTGAGACTCGTGGGATGTTTCCTCGACTTGAGAAGTAGTACTGTTGCTATTTCTTTGATCAACTTCGTTGTTGCTTGTTTGAGCCACAGTAGTAGATGGGTCATTGTGAATCTCACTTTCTGCATGAGGCACAACGACTTCTTCCTGTAGCTGATTAGAACCTAATCCATGATCTGGTATCTGTAAATTCATCTCTAGTTGATCTTCAAACTCAATAGAAGACAAACAACTTGTTTGTGGAACAAGAGATTCTTGAATCTCCTTGGAATATCCATCCTTTAGAAAAGATTCAAAATCCACCGACACGGAGTAAAACCTCTCTAATCGACCTTCTGACTCAACCGGAGGTGTTCTTTCATAAACATCGGACAAGTCAGGTAATTTTCCAATTACCGGTCCAGATTCCCCAGGACTAAAGGTCGTGATTTTATCTGCATACTCGGGTGAATATTGTATCTTTTCAATATCTGCATCCTTTTGCAATGGATAAGAATCCATTGGAGAGGTTCTTTCTATATGATCTCCAGAGTCAACCGCAAGAGAACTACTTTCATCTACAATATGCCATTCTCTTAACTCTTCAACAAGTGAGTCTTCCTGCAAACGCTCGGATTCCAAAGATCCAGCCACTATTTTTTCCTCTTCAAGCTCAGGAGAAGATGCAACACTAGCTCTGACGATAGGAGAATATCGAATCTTTTCGCTCTTTCCATCCAATAGCTCTGGCTCAGATTCCAAACATCCAGCTATTTCCTTTTCTTCAGATTCCAAAGATCCAGCTTGTAAAGTATTTGGATCTTGAATTTTTTCACTCTCATCATGCATTATCAATGGCTCAGATTTTGAAGATCCAACCACGTTCTCCTCAACGTCAAGCGAAGATGCAATACTTGCTTCAACCATTTCACTCTCTTCATCCACTTTCAATGAATCGGATTCCAACAACTGAACTTTTTCCTTTTCAACACTTGCTTCAGGAACAGGAGATTTCTGTACCCCAGGAACATTAATATCCTGCTCAAGCCGCTCTGATGACTCAATTAGTTCTCTTTGTTGATCTTCAGACTCTGACTCCAATTCTTGTGTTGCTTCATTTTCAACCAATGGAGATGAATCAGAAGCATTTCTTTCAGTTTCATATTCAGATTTAACAGCATGTTCAATACTAGCAGCATGAGCAGGAACTTCAAGCATCTCTTCACCATACTCGGACTCAAGAGGAAGTGGAGTTTCTGCATCAAGTTTCAAGGATTCCTGTGTACCTTTAATGTCTCTATCTACACGAGATGAATCAAAGTCGATACAACCGACACTTTCAGTTTCGTCTCTAGGTGTATGAGCTAAAGTGCATTCTTCAACTAGAGGCGATTCATCCAATTCTTTCTTCTCTTCATCTATTAATGGCAAAATTTTCACATTATCTATTCCAGTTTCAGGTACAGTATTTAGAGCTTCGACGACATCAGAAGTATCATCTTCTTCAGCTGCGTTCTCACCGGACTGTTCAATGATCACAGTGCCCATGACCTTCATTTCAGAATCAATCTCTCTCCTGTTCAAGTCAAGATTATGTCCTTCCAACAAATCACGGACAGGTTGTATTCTTTCCGGTTCTGTATCTTCTTCCATCATTGACTCTCTTTCCGGAATATGAACTTCTACTTCCTTTCCTGTGGAATCAACATGAAAAGATTCAGAAACATCAGAAGTATCATCTTCTTCAGCCGATTTCTCAACATCTTCACCGTTGATCATGGAGTCCAGGACCAGCATTTCAGCGTCAATCTCTCTCCTGATAAGATTACTTCCCTCCGATATATCAAGCTCAGGTTGTAATTCTTCCGGTTTATGTTCAGAGACACACCTCTCCTGTTCAGTACCTTCTTTTGACATTGACTCAAATTCCGGAATGGGAACTTCTACTTTCTTTCCTATGGATTCAGCATGAAAACATTCAATGACATCAGAAGTATCATCTTCGACAACTTTCTCAACAAGATTCTGTCCTTCCAATAAATCATGGTCAGTTTGAATCATTTCCGGTTCTGTATCTTCAAAGTCATGCTTCTCTTGTTCTGTATCTTCTTCTAACATTGACTCTGTTTCCGGAATAGGAACTTCTACATCCTTTCTTGTAGATTCAGCATTAAAAGATTTAACACCAGAACTATCGTCTTCTTCTGCAATGTTTTCGACATCTTCACCAGACTGTTCAATGAACATGGTGTCATGGACTTGCATTCCAGAACCAATCTCTCTCGTGTCAGAATAAAGATTTTGTTCTTTCAAAAACGCGAGATCAGGATGCTTTTTATCTTGTTCTGTATCTTCAGAGGCACAGCTCTTTTGTTCTATATCCTGTACTGTGGATTTAATGACATCAGAAGTATCATCTTCAGCAACTCGCTCAACATCTTCACCTGACTGTTCAAAAATCATAGCATCCCAAACTGGCATTCCAGTATGAATGCTTCTCATGCTGGAATCAAGATCAGGTTGTATTTTATCGGGTTCTGTATCTTCTTCAGACATCAACTCTCTTTCTGGAATAGGATTTGCTACTTCATTTCCTGATGATTCCGCAAGAAAAGATTTAGAAGCCGCTGAGTTTCGAAGTTCTTCGCTCACTCTCTTGAAAGCAGCATCAATATATGAAACAGACTGAGCTTCCGAGACTAGAAAGTCAGTACTGACATCTCCGGCCAAAGAATCTATGCTTGACTCACCAGTCTCCGACACAATAGTTTCAGTGTGAGACTTATTATTTGAATAGACTTGATCTATAACTTCAACAGGAGTATCACTGTCCTCCGAGGTTGGTACCATGATTGGCGCACCGAAGTCACCAACTGCATCAAGCTCAGAAAGCAATGTTTCGTCCATCTCCTCGACATCACCGGTCTTATCATGTATAACGAGCTCATCAGCTATTAATCCTCTGAAATCTTCTGAAATATTGGTGTTTTCCTCAGGTGTGCATGCATGGATGGTTTCAGATAATTCTTGAGCATGATTCTCAATAGTCATCTCCAGTATTGGTATTGTAACCAATTCATCAGGCTGGGAGGAAGATACAGAGGTTTGAAATGAATCCGACGTGTTATCATGTTGAGGGATTTGAACTTGGAGAACATTTACAGATTCATCAACTTTGTTTAATTCATTTAACTTTTCAAGCTCCCTTTGGACAATGGATGGTTCCTGTGTAGATCATCTAGCAATATCAATATCATATAATATTACTACATACTACAATGAGATCTTTTAGTAAGAAAATTTATCAACAAGACTTTTGCGATACAAAAAACAAgtactatttaaaatttaaaataggaaaatttgTCGGAAACTACTATTAAAAAGGGATTTGTAAAAACAattacaaaatgaaaattaaactgATACTACTTACAAAGACACTTTCATTATGTTGGCATTACCAAATAAAGGTTTAAGTTGAAGAAAAAGTCAATTGGGGTCACACTTTCGGTTTCCCTCCCAAACTCTTCAATGTCCACTTTGATGCACTTTGGGGATATGAATAttgtggaaaaaaaaatagaaggtTATATATAGCTTCAACGTTCTTCATTGGTTTTAAAGGAGTGAAATTGGAGACGAGGAAATTCACTGGAGTCGAGAAGGATGCCAAAAAGTGGGCCTTACTTCACAAGGATTTTGACAAATCGGACTAAAAGGAATGGGTTTCCTATCCCCTATGTGGCAGAGTAGCCATTCCTTGAAAATTTTGGTTAGTACTAACATAACAAAAGTACCTTTGTCGGTAatttaattaaggaaaattGTTTTGAATATTCTAACATTTCACTGATTTCACTATAGACCCCAACTTTTGATTcgccatgaataatcccaacttaagGGTGTATTTACTCACAGTGCACAAAGGTTACTTACAACCTGTAAAAGGTCActttaaaaaaacaacaaaaattaaaataaatataaaaaaaagaatactgAACGTTTATCCGACAACAGCCACACACCTAGACTCGACaaccattttaatatttattgtgATCCTACATCTTGTCTTTGGTTTAGTTAGCTGTTCTAGGTGCGTCTATGCTCAAacttcatttcaaactctttagAAAGCCTCTCGTTCTCATTTCTCACTGGATGTGAAAACTAACCTAGAAGTAGACGCCAAGGTCTACACCATTGCCAACAGTAATCTTCCAATGAAAAGAAAGGtaacaaaaatctaaaattgaAACATCTTGAAAGAGAAATCTAGTAGTGGCGCGGAGGGTGGAGGCTAGGCTAGGGCAGTGGAAATGGATCAGTTTTTGTAAGAAAACAAAttctttctttttaattttataataaacctattttaagtattttaaagtAAGTTCCTAACATCAAAAGTTGTATTGTAGTGCAAAAGTAAGGTCGCATTGCATCGTTTCGATcatattgtaaaggttttcaaatttaataaacCGATATTAAACGTATCGAAGTgaaaaaatttgtgttttaggTTTCAAACGATATTTCATGGTATAGGCTGATATTTGGCGGTACTGCAACTACATCATCTCTGTCACCGCAGCACCATGTTCGTTACCGCAATTGTGgtcatttttgtatttttgtggtATGAGTTGTATTATTACAAGAAAATCAACctaaggttggattattcagaGTATTTTCCTTTCATTAATAGAATAAGTCCCCTTTTATCAGGTAGTTTGccaaatttttcctttaaaaaaagATTGAGATTTGCATATTCACTATAAATTGGAATATTTTATcgcaaatttaaaaatatagaatAGTTAGAATGACAGTGTGTCTTAGGAAGAGGAGGGTATAACCATCATATAAATGATGTAGTCTTCATGTGATTTCAATAAGAGATTGATTTAACAAAGGGGCTGATAACAAGTTATAAGAGGTTAATTTCAGTCATCTCACACTTTCAACGTAATTTAAAATCTGAAACTTCTGGCATGCTCAATTATACAACTAGCATAATTTTATAAAGCTCAAGTCATATACTAGGGGGAATTCAGAGATTGCCAAAATGTTTATACTAACTtcaactaaatgaataaaacttCCAAGAGTAACAAGATGCATATGTCAAATAATGCCAAAAGGTGTGTGAGTCCACACTAGACACattgcacaaaagtggcaaagtgCAACAAATTGAAGATCGGACAAAAAAGCTCTTTGGTATAACAATATATTATGGACTAATTAGTTGTTTGGATAATTCTTGATGTATCTGATGTGGCATTTAGGTTAAGGTGTCTTACTGAATGGTACACTTGTATAGTAGGCATTCTACTTTGAGATTTTAATCAAGAAATACAATTTTCCTACTATTTCCTCTCTTCACATTTTGTTTCTGTTCTCTTAAAATATTCATATGTCTTCTCTTCTCCTTTTTCTCTCTATCAATATGTCATCGTTGTCCTCTAAAGTTTCTAATCTTAACATTGCTATAAGAGCAACTTTCTTATGAGGTCATTTAACACCTCTTTCATCAAAGTCTTCCATATCCTCTCATCAAACTCTTCCTCTTATAGCCTACCTTAAATGGATTCTTGGAAGAAAAATTTagacaaaaattattaaaattttaaagaataaGGAGGCAAAAAATCAACAAAGATAGGTATCGATTGAAAATGGCCAAAATGTAGAAACCTTTATTTGATGGGTCATATCATAGGAATTGATTAGAACAATGTGTTAAATACTTCTCTCAATATGGTATTTCAATTTATGAGCAAGTTGAATCAATTTGTTCTTATAtgataaataaagtaaaatatctGGTTGTTAATTATAGTCTTTGGGATGCTAAATCATTACAGTTGTGGAACAATTATGTGGTATCAACACATCATTAGGGTTGTGCTTTAATTTCAACGAATGACTTGCAATTTGAttgttgaaaaaataattatttgtagAAATTTATGAAAGAGAATATGATAAAGCAACATAATAGTGTTGTTGGAAATAGAATGCTAAAGGTAAATTTTGTTGCGTCTAATGATAATTTTCTTCATGTTACAAAGCAAATGGTGAAAATTTCTTGATGGAAAAAGTGAAGCTCAAAACAAGCTTTGTATTGTGGAGAGTCAAAAGTTTTCTGAGCTAGAACTATTTAATACTCATTTGTCctctttgatttgcatcaaagagaaaaagagtaatttttaagaaagtagtaataaatgaagagagagagaatgaatttgtgtggatgaaattaaaagagaagtAAATTGTATAGATGAGACTAAAAGAAAATGGTGGACCAttgtctaaaaatagaaatgatgcaaattaagtgggacagaccaaaatgaaaaatgatgcaaattttATGTGACGGAGGGAGAATTTAATTTGAATTGGAAAAAAGATTGAAGATTTAAATAAAAGACGAAATTACATGATAACTTTcttgaaaattattgtaaaacTATTAAAGTGAGTGGTACTTCGAAGAAGGATTTTAAGAACCAATCTTAATTATAGTAATTTGCTGCAAACAGGTAAAATGTTAGGCATTGACTTTTGATTGGTGAAAAAGATTAAAGAATCACGATTTTTGATCGAGATGACAAATACGACGAATTAGCTGAAAACAGAGTTTATGAGCTTGTGCTGCTGACAGTTCAGGATGTTGGGCTGATGAGCTTAAGTAAGTTGGCAGAAAGTAATTGGTGGTGTTGCTGACCTTAAACAAATCTACAGAGATAAATTAGTTGGCAAGTCAAGTCAACAGATGGTTAATTATGTGGGAATCATTTACAGTATTTATGCTCAAAGTATATTACTACCTCTATATAGGAGTGTGTAGAGGAGGGAACTAAAGTATATTGGATCTCATCACTTCAGTTTTTAGGATGTGTTACTAAACTTCTAATTTAACCTAAAGTGTAACAGGATGGTTTTTGGATGAGCTATTCATGAAGCAAGATTGATGAATGGAATGACATAAGTGTTTGGTTTGCGCAATCtcaaatatataatactatttgaGCCGAGAGCATGGACTGATAATCATACATTGATTAGAAGTCAGAGATTACTAGCAGAATCATAAGTGATCGGCTTGATGATAGAGTTGTTTCCTGGACTCTAACTCAGGCGGCAAATGAGGTTCACAAGGTTCACGAGATACGAAAATTTACACTTCGAGACAGAAAAGAAAGTGTTTGATTTCTTAAGATTTCCCTGATTGAACCTTATTTTAAGAGAAGTCTTTGACCCTCTTGTGTCTTAGTCTAGATGTGGGGTCAAGTATATTTGAAGGAGCAAGATTTTCTATGGTCTAATTAGGTAGGATAATTGTTGATGTAGAATAGGTTGTTAGTAATGATCCGATGTGGCAAATAGGATGCGGTGTATTAGTAAATagtacaattatataaaaaggtAGTGTACTTTATGAAATTAATTTACGTAAGCGATCTTCCGACCTGCTTTGTGGACATCGCTATGTGAATttttaacttcaaaaaaatcattttatcaTAGTAACTTAAGCTTTCTAGAAATATTCAAATTAAAGCTTATAATAGGCCTTTTTAAAACCTAAATACATTTGTGAAAAGGACAATAAGGACCAATATGTTAGGATAACAACTTATAATGAGTGTCACTCCATGATTATACAATCACACATCACCTAATGGGACTTCACGGTTCGGTAAGCTCAAAATCTATTATAAAGCAATCATTATGTGATGTAACGCGTCATTTTTATTCCACAAACTATGGTTAAGATTATGATATAAAACTCAGACAATGTCAACAAGAACAATCAAAAGCCAGCATATTTTACCTGCTCTGAAGAGTCAGCACTGTTTTCATCAATGTTGTAATCATGTGAAAGAAAAAGATTTTCATCCAGTGTATTCGAGATTTCTTTTTCGTCTTCATGACTCTGCAAACTGGATACCTTAGACTGCTGATTTACTTCCATCTCCGCACCAAACTCTTCCTTTAGTGCACCTGTTGAATATGACGCCAGAGACTTGCCAGGTAAAGCATTTTCTGATGAGACATCAACTTCATTTCTCTCTTGAATTAAAACAGATTCTTCCAAAAACTCGAGTCCACCAGATGAAATAGTATCATCTGAACTGCTATCATCAACTTCACCAAGAGAAACCTTGTCGTTCGATATCGATAAATTATCCTCAAACCTTCTCTCTGGTAAATCTTTACTTAGATAACCCGCATCTTTGTCCACAATTGATGCTAGTGAATTATCAGGGAGTTGATTGAGCTTTGAGAACTCAGTGCTATCAAGCCCACTACCTTCCCTAAAATCATTCAATCGTGAACCATTCCCATCTCCATCTTGCTCTTTGTGCTGATAAATAGTCTCAGCATCTTTATTGTGAACAGAAGTTTCTTCAGCCACAAATAAATACCTTGTTAAATGGTAGATATCAATACCTGATGTCTCTCTCTGGATATCAGAAGAAGACGAGGATAAAGATTGGAAGTTCTTGAGAGGGCTGAGATCATAGATAGGTTCCATTGGATAATTGGGCGCCGCCACAGTCGCACTGTGGTCTAATGCCTCTAGTGATTGCCCAGTCGTTACATCAGATACCGACAGCTCCAGAGAATACTTCACAGGAACCTCAACATTTAATCCATCGTTGATTTGGCTTTGCTCCCCGTTCACCGAGCAGCTACTGACATCTTCAACTTCAAGTAATTTTGGTGTCAATTGGATGTTAGTGCCATCTTCATTTTGACATATAGCTCCACCCAACTCAACTTCAGGCAGACTCTGAATAGAATCTGTCTTATTCTTATCGTTGTCTGACAATGAATCCAAATCATCACAAGATTGGCTTCCATGCTCTACAAGAAGAGAAGCTTGATCAATCTCCGAATTGGGTTCAATTTCTAGTGGAGAGTCGTGTTCTACTAACTTCTTTTCTTCTGGGTCTAGTCCGACAAAAGTTGATTCTGTTTCACCAGCTGAACTTGCCTTGGACTCACTAAGCTCACTAAACTGTCTTGAAAGAGAAGAATAGCTCATCCCATCAGAATCTGTCCTTTCAGGGATAAAATAAGGTCTGAAGCGACTCGGCCTTCCAAAATCAAAAGCAGAAGACCCCAAATTAAATGTTTCATTTCTTCGAAATAAAGCCTCCCTCGGGTTATATGCCTCTCTCTGATTTAGCTCCATGAATTCCTGTTGGAAACTATCTCCCGTCAGATCGGGCTTCTCTTCACTCGAGTCATATGGGAGATCGAAAGGATTTCGTCTTTTCAACATAACAGACGGTGCTGAGCCAGGAATCGGTGGTAAACCCAAGTCATCATAAGAGTCGTGAGGAAAATCAAAAGGGTTATTTTTTCTCGTTGAAATAGGAGCAACCGGAAAAGGAAGATCCATCCCATCCAAGTCCATCAAATTCTTATCACCAGCCATCTTCCTTGCTCTTCTCCTCGCAATAAGGCTCTCCAGGCGCTGGTTCCTTTCCATTTCAGATGTTCCTAAATCCATAAGATTCTTCTGATCATCTTCGGTCCACATGATCGCAGACTTCTCAGGTTCGTCTTTAGCACTTTGAGAATCATCTTCATTGTCGTCTTCAGCTTCACTTTTACCATCATCACCTTCATCCTCCTTTTGATCACTTGCATCATCCGAGTGAATGCTGCTACCATGTGATTTCACAGCAGAATTTTGACGCGAAAGGTCACTAACCATCGGAATCTCATCTTCCAAAAGTGGATCAAGCTCATGAAGCATGGGGATAATGTCCGTCATTGAAGCATCAGGAGAGGAACTCTCGGCACCATCAGACCCAGAGTCAGATTGATCATACTCATCGTGATCAGAACCGAACCTTTCCCATGATCTCAATGATGAATCCAAGTGATCCCGCATCTGACCCTCATATGATTCTTCCACTAAATTTTGATTCTGAAATCGCTCATCTTGAACATCCCGAGTAGGAGATAACCCATCATCAAGTTCATCAAATTGTTTCCATGACGCCAACGAAGGTTCTAATTGATCCATCACTTGACCATCTAGTGATCCTTCCGCAGATATATAATCCTCCAAACTCTCATGCTGAACATCTTGGATGGTAGATAAACTATCACATCGCACTTCATAAAATCCCTTCCTCGATTCTAAAGACATAAAATCCTCAAAGTGCCCAGCCTGGACATCTTCAGCAGTAGAAACCCTAGTTTGAAAAGATCCTCCGTCGCTCAAATCAACTTCATCCCTCGTTTGAATCAATTGATCACCCAAGTAAACAACTTGCTCAATTTCCGTatttttgatctctttatcctTATCCTCGTTATTCTCGACCTCTCTCTTTGCTTCTTCAAACCCTTGTTTCTCAAATCTCACCTCCCTTGACAAATGATCATTATGCATtgaactaaaagcaatatcaacATGATCTTTCTCCGAGGAATTATCTATCTTACCAAAATTATCTTGCAAAGGctcttcatcaatcaaattgtCGATTTCTCTCCTTGATTCGTCAAATTTACTAAATCTACTACCCAAAAGTTCATGTTCCTCAACAACTAAAGGGTTCTCAACCCGACTCGTTTTCAACCCCCATACTTTctcatctttctcttcttcctctACGGGAAGAGCAATATTTGGATCACCAAAACTCAAAAGGGTTCCAAGTAAAACAGCAGTACAAACAAGTACAGGTGATGCAGACActaataaagaaaacaaaaaaggaGATGATCTatacaaaatcaacaagaaCAGCAAAATACCCACAGCAAGAGGATGATTGTGAACTGATCTATAACAAAGTTTGGTTGTTTTGATCACAAGCTTCCTGATTCGAACACCAACTTTCAATTCATCACCACCCAtttcttcaaaaattttaacaaaactGAGCTGAAATCTGTAAAACCCAGAAGAAATTAAACAGAAAAATCAGAACCCAGTTAAAAACTTTGAGCATATTGATTCAAATCATAGCAATAAGAAACAACTACAAAAAAGAAGATCAAAATGGGTACACTAAAAATGAAAGTAAAGTTGCAAATTTACATTCAGTTAATTGATTATGATacaaagatgatgatgaatcaTGAGAATCAAGCAAGCTTAGAAGTTGAAGGGGGGAATTTGGAAGTGGTAAGAAAGTGGGACTTGACTGACAGTCTGACTAGTTTTTTTAAGTTTGAAGGTGGGAAAATTGAAGAGAGATAATTACACAAAAATGGACAGATCTAAAGTCTAAACCAAATCAAAAGGTGGGTGTGAGACCAAAAAGCTTCGGGtacaaatttgaaaatatttgttgTAATCTTTTTCTCCTGCTTTTCTCCTCTTGATGTCTCTTGCTTTTTGGCGCAATGACAGCTTAACCAACACATGCTTCCCTTAAATTTTTGTTGTATCAAAACATATCTCTAACCTCCAAAAACTCTTGTGTGGCTTTGATATATACTATGACAAGATGCGCATAAGAGGAGTGTTGGCTGCATACAAACACGATAAAATTTCATCCTCAAATCAATTGGTAATAGGAGAAGTAGTTGATCTGCTCATTTATGTGCACATTTGCCAAGTTTAGGGTTTTTTAATGATTTCATCTATATTATGTGCGATTTAACCTTTTCTTGCATTCGAGTTGTTTAATGGTTAATTCAGGTATTTCGAAGTCAGGAATGTTGATGTTCGTATGATTGATGCGTTGACACACTTTTTAAGGCTTCTTGAGTGCCACATGGAGTCCGAAGAGTCTTGATGTTTCAAAGGTTCAAAGACATGCATTCATATGATGATTCGGCCAAATCCCTTATCATTCGGTCGAATGAAGTTGTTGCAAGGTCCAAATGTATCTGAAACAGTCGAATGATTCTTGGTCTGAGCGAATGACACATCTATTCGGTCCAATGGTGTACTCAACAATTTCCAGTTACGTTGTTGTTAAGGACGAATGAAGCTAATATTCAGGAGAATGACAGTTGTTCGACCGAATAAGCCCATCCATTCGGTCAAATGTTCACACAGATTCAATATTGCGAAAACCATCGAGATTCGACCAAATGTTCTTCTTATTTAGCCTAATGTACCTGTTCCTCTGCGCATTAGTTTTTATCCTTTAAACCAACTTATGGATTATTAAGGGCACTTTAGGCATATCTTTTAGACTATAAATATCCCTTAATCTTTGTAGATTGAACTTATGCCTGGTTTTATGCTTcatttatattaagtatgttttAGAATAGATTCTTGAACATTCTTTAGTTCTCTAAATCCTAATTTTCTAGCTTTATTGTTCTCAATATCTCCATTTCAAGTTTTTATCTTTTAGCATGGGAAGTCAAGATTTGTTTAAGACTCTTCATTACATTTTTATTGGAGCATTAATCTTGGTTTATAAGTATTATTTCTCTTATTGCTTTTGTAGATCAGTTATTGCTATTATTGTTTTCTTATTGAATCTATCTTTGCTTTTCATTCACATATTTATATTGATCGtgcttaattttatttctttccttattgatattgatttgtttggcataatCATGAGTGAGCAGTTTTCTTAAGGGCTTGATTAGTAAAACCCTAGGAAAGAACAAGTTTTTCATTGCATAGGATTAGAGAAAAGATAACAATACTTAGTCATTGAAACTCGATACGAATCTTGTCCAACAACTGCTAGGGAGACATAGAGTGAGTATTGGTCGTTCGTGTGATTTGTGGAATCACCAACTTCCTCTTGTTATCTTGAGTATCGAGGCTAGTTATTGTTTGATTCTCTCTAACTTAGTTTATCTTTAACAAAATCACTTTCTTAGGGTGGACCTAATCTATCCTCGTTTTCTCATTTGAGTGTCATTGTCTTTAGACTCACTTTATGATTCTCGTTATTAGTTTTAGATTTCACT
Proteins encoded in this region:
- the LOC130824736 gene encoding uncharacterized protein LOC130824736, with amino-acid sequence MGGDELKVGVRIRKLVIKTTKLCYRSVHNHPLAVGILLFLLILYRSSPFLFSLLVSASPVLVCTAVLLGTLLSFGDPNIALPVEEEEKDEKVWGLKTSRVENPLVVEEHELLGSRFSKFDESRREIDNLIDEEPLQDNFGKIDNSSEKDHVDIAFSSMHNDHLSREVRFEKQGFEEAKREVENNEDKDKEIKNTEIEQVVYLGDQLIQTRDEVDLSDGGSFQTRVSTAEDVQAGHFEDFMSLESRKGFYEVRCDSLSTIQDVQHESLEDYISAEGSLDGQVMDQLEPSLASWKQFDELDDGLSPTRDVQDERFQNQNLVEESYEGQMRDHLDSSLRSWERFGSDHDEYDQSDSGSDGAESSSPDASMTDIIPMLHELDPLLEDEIPMVSDLSRQNSAVKSHGSSIHSDDASDQKEDEGDDGKSEAEDDNEDDSQSAKDEPEKSAIMWTEDDQKNLMDLGTSEMERNQRLESLIARRRARKMAGDKNLMDLDGMDLPFPVAPISTRKNNPFDFPHDSYDDLGLPPIPGSAPSVMLKRRNPFDLPYDSSEEKPDLTGDSFQQEFMELNQREAYNPREALFRRNETFNLGSSAFDFGRPSRFRPYFIPERTDSDGMSYSSLSRQFSELSESKASSAGETESTFVGLDPEEKKLVEHDSPLEIEPNSEIDQASLLVEHGSQSCDDLDSLSDNDKNKTDSIQSLPEVELGGAICQNEDGTNIQLTPKLLEVEDVSSCSVNGEQSQINDGLNVEVPVKYSLELSVSDVTTGQSLEALDHSATVAAPNYPMEPIYDLSPLKNFQSLSSSSSDIQRETSGIDIYHLTRYLFVAEETSVHNKDAETIYQHKEQDGDGNGSRLNDFREGSGLDSTEFSKLNQLPDNSLASIVDKDAGYLSKDLPERRFEDNLSISNDKVSLGEVDDSSSDDTISSGGLEFLEESVLIQERNEVDVSSENALPGKSLASYSTGALKEEFGAEMEVNQQSKVSSLQSHEDEKEISNTLDENLFLSHDYNIDENSADSSEQEPSIVQRELEKLNELNKVDESVNVLQVQIPQHDNTSDSFQTSVSSSQPDELVTIPILEMTIENHAQELSETIHACTPEENTNISEDFRGLIADELVIHDKTGDVEEMDETLLSELDAVGDFGAPIMVPTSEDSDTPVEVIDQVYSNNKSHTETIVSETGESSIDSLAGDVSTDFLVSEAQSVSYIDAAFKRVSEELRNSAASKSFLAESSGNEVANPIPERELMSEEDTEPDKIQPDLDSSMRSIHTGMPVWDAMIFEQSGEDVERVAEDDTSDVIKSTVQDIEQKSCASEDTEQDKKHPDLAFLKEQNLYSDTREIGSGMQVHDTMFIEQSGEDVENIAEEDDSSGVKSFNAESTRKDVEVPIPETESMLEEDTEQEKHDFEDTEPEMIQTDHDLLEGQNLVEKVVEDDTSDVIECFHAESIGKKVEVPIPEFESMSKEGTEQERCVSEHKPEELQPELDISEGSNLIRREIDAEMLVLDSMINGEDVEKSAEEDDTSDVSESFHVDSTGKEVEVHIPERESMMEEDTEPERIQPVRDLLEGHNLDLNRREIDSEMKVMGTVIIEQSGENAAEEDDTSDVVEALNTVPETGIDNVKILPLIDEEKKELDESPLVEECTLAHTPRDETESVGCIDFDSSRVDRDIKGTQESLKLDAETPLPLESEYGEEMLEVPAHAASIEHAVKSEYETERNASDSSPLVENEATQELESESEDQQRELIESSERLEQDINVPGVQKSPVPEASVEKEKVQLLESDSLKVDEESEMVEASIASSLDVEENVVGSSKSEPLIMHDESEKIQDPNTLQAGSLESEEKEIAGCLESEPELLDGKSEKIRYSPIVRASVASSPELEEEKIVAGSLESERLQEDSLVEELREWHIVDESSSLAVDSGDHIERTSPMDSYPLQKDADIEKIQYSPEYADKITTFSPGESGPVIGKLPDLSDVYERTPPVESEGRLERFYSVSVDFESFLKDGYSKEIQESLVPQTSCLSSIEFEDQLEMNLQIPDHGLGSNQLQEEVVVPHAESEIHNDPSTTVAQTSNNEVDQRNSNSTTSQVEETSHESHLEFSSSSSSSSSSGTEKD